CGACTTTCGCCAACTGCTCGGTCGCGGCTTCCACCGCCTTCTGAATGCCGCGTTGGATGCCAATCGGATTGGCCCCGCTGGTCACGTACTTCAAGCCTTCGCGATAAATCGCCTCGGCCAGCACGGTCGCGGTGGTGGTGCCGTCGCCCGCTGCGTCGCTCGTCTTGCTCGCGACTTCGCGCACCATCTGAGCGCCCATGTTTTCGTACGGATCGTCCAGCTCGATCTCCTTGGCGACCGTTACGCCGTCCTTGGTCACCGTCGGGGAGCCGAATTTCTTGTCGAGAACGACGTTGCGGCCCTTCGGCCCGAGCGTTGCCGCCACGGCCTTAGCCAGTTTGTTCACGCCGCGCAGAAGCGCCTGCCGGGCGGCTTCGTCAAAAATAAGTTGTTTCGCTGCCATAGTACTGTTGAGGGATGAGAGAGTTCGGTTTCAGTTGTTAGTCCACAATCGCCAGGATGTCGTCCGAATTCAGGAGCTTGTACTCCTTGCCGTCGAGCTTCACTTCCGTTCCACCATACTTGCTCACCAGCACTCGGTCGCCAACCTTGACTTCAAACGGAATTTTCTTCCCGTTATCATCGGTCTTGCCCGTGCCCAAGGCGCGGACCAAGCCCTCGGTGGGTTTTTCCTTGGCGGAATCAGGAATAATGATACCGCCCTTTTTCACTTCCTTCTCCTCGACGGGTTCGACCAGAACACGGTCGCCGAGCGGTTTCAGGTTCAGTGCCATAGTTGTATGCTTCGCTTTGGTTCTTACTGCTTTGCTGCTTTGGACCTGTTCATCGCCCGCGGCACCCGCCGCGGGAAAACGGAGTTTGGCCGGACGGGGGATGTTTCCGCCGGCCGTCTCACTCCCCAGGTTCGAAATCACTTTTTCGGGTCATCCACCACTTCCGCGTCGATAATCGGGCCGTCGTTCTTGCGACCGGATGGGCCGCCGACGCTTTCGCCCGCAGCTTCGCCGGGAGGCTTGTCCGCCCCATCGCCGCCCGCCCCCTGACTGGCTGAGGCCTGCTTGTAAAGTTCCGCCGACACGGACTGCCATGCGGCGTTCAATTGCTCCGACGCCGTGCGAATGGCCTGCGCATCGCCGCTCTTCAAAGCCTCTTGGACCGCCGCCGCCGCCTTCTCGATCTTGGCCTTGTCCTGCCCTGGAATTTTGTCGCCGCTTTCCTTGAGCATTTTCTCCGTGCGGTAAACCGCATTGTCCGCCTCGTTCCGAGCCTCCACTTCCTCGCGGCGGCGCTTGTCGTCGTCCGCGTGGGACTCGGCGTCCTTGCGCATGCGCTCCACCTCGTCCTTGGAAAGCCCGCTCGAGGCCGTAATGGTGATCTTCTGCTGCTTCCCCGTGCCCAAATCTTTAGCGTTCACGTTCAGGATGCCGTTCGCATCGATGTCAAACGTGACCTCGATCTGC
The sequence above is a segment of the Verrucomicrobiota bacterium genome. Coding sequences within it:
- a CDS encoding co-chaperone GroES; the protein is MALNLKPLGDRVLVEPVEEKEVKKGGIIIPDSAKEKPTEGLVRALGTGKTDDNGKKIPFEVKVGDRVLVSKYGGTEVKLDGKEYKLLNSDDILAIVD